A genomic stretch from Mya arenaria isolate MELC-2E11 chromosome 10, ASM2691426v1 includes:
- the LOC128205130 gene encoding D(2) dopamine receptor A-like: MDNTSTPASFMTVEKLNDIEKAYYLPLVIFLIVLMIIGIIGNLFVVCIFKKKFKRSSARIYIIALAMADMSVCVVGIPYHVLDLTWILTYTHTPVCKLLSFLVSSCTLSSIFILLVVGLDRYLKVCRPLKYQIRDFGDRKACLIAVVLATISSIPNGFLYGTSSVYEYMKSYNITGVECFIDDAYLDSPLGIGYMGYKMLLFLLSVGFLVVIYGLIGRTIYQHDRMAITLERSAYRCFCCRVDNDNDDDMDYCEDGNDLDEIRMSALDVKNNTVRRSTEHLMDNDLDDLDGDASKHSPDASKISPDTSSKPINKKHGQSIVKQSKDKKDKHKKQLRETMIRHSPPGQKAKEKTTRKITLMMMTITVIFIVTFLPFIIISFLDSMDEAFWLYLSYPEAILYDFLLRLYLVNNIANPFIYSFWDKKFRKEFVMFLMRLYCCKKRGNGSTTSSSSPYNSQSPNTRSRTHIDAL, encoded by the coding sequence ATGGATAACACGTCAACTCCTGCCAGCTTTATGACCGTTGAAAAGCTGAATGACATTGAAAAGGCTTACTATTTACCACTTGTTATATTTCTAATTGTTCTAATGATTATCGGAATAATAGGAAACCTGTTTGTggtttgtattttcaaaaagaaattcaAGCGTTCCAGTGCGCGGATATATATCATAGCTCTGGCAATGGCGGACATGTCTGTGTGTGTGGTGGGGATACCTTACCACGTGCTGGACCTCACGTGGATTCTCACGTACACTCACACGCCCGTGTGTAAGCTGCTCAGTTTCCTGGTGAGCTCCTGCACCCTCAGTTCCATCTTCATCCTGCTGGTCGTAGGCCTTGACCGCTACCTGAAGGTCTGCAGGCCTCTAAAGTATCAAATCCGGGACTTTGGTGACCGGAAGGCCTGTTTGATTGCCGTTGTCCTGGCAACCATTAGTTCTATTCCAAATGGGTTCTTGTACGGCACCTCGTCCGTGTACGAGTATATGAAGTCTTACAACATCACTGGCGTCGAGTGCTTCATCGATGATGCCTATCTTGATTCACCGCTGGGCATTGGTTACATGGGTTATAAGATGCTCCTATTTTTACTGTCGGTGGGTTTTCTCGTGGTAATATATGGGCTCATAGGTCGAACAATTTACCAGCATGACCGGATGGCCATAACGCTTGAAAGGTCCGCATACCGGTGCTTCTGTTGTAGAGtagataatgataatgatgacgaCATGGATTATTGCGAGGATGGAAATGACTTAGATGAAATAAGAATGTCAGCACTTGACGTCAAGAACAACACTGTTCGTCGTTCCACGGAACATCTCATGGACAATGACCTTGATGACCTTGATGGAGATGCGTCTAAACATAGCCCAGATGCGTCTAAAATTAGTCCAGATACGAGTAGCAAACCAATAAACAAGAAGCATGGGCAGAGCATTGTCAAGCAGAGCAAGGATAAGAAGGACAAACATAAGAAACAGTTGAGGGAGACAATGATCAGACATTCTCCCCCCGGACAAAAAGCTAAGGAGAAGACTACGAGGAAGATAACTCTAATGATGATGACTATAACGGTGAtatttatagtaacattttTACCTTTCATCATTATATCATTTCTTGATTCAATGGACGAGGCGTTCTGGCTCTACCTTAGCTACCCGGAAGCAATACTTTACGACTTCCTTCTAAGACTTTACTTGGTCAACAATATTGCCAACCCGTTTATATACAGTTTTTGGGACAAAAAGTTCAGGAAAGAGTTTGTTATGTTCTTGATGAGGctgtattgttgtaaaaaacgCGGGAACGGGAGCACGACTAGCTCCAGTTCGCCGTATAACAGCCAGTCCCCCAATACTAGGTCAAGGACACACATAGATGCACTATGA